A genome region from Leptospira congkakensis includes the following:
- a CDS encoding cysteine synthase A, which yields MKTNIRNGFIDTVGNTPLIRIHSLSEETGCEILGKAEFLNPGGSVKDRAALYIIEDAEKKGLLKPGGTVVEGTAGNTGIGLTHICNAKGYKSVIVIPETQSKEKIEMLRTLGADVTLVPAVPYADPGNYVRVSERIALETPNSVWANQFDNLANRNAHFETTGPEIWEQTQGKIDVWTASLGTGGTYAGTGLYFKSKNPNIKCIVADPYGSGIYSFVKTGQITIEGSSITEGIGQGRITKNMEGMPADDAIRIHDKEALRILNLVLKQDGLFMGGSVGINLAAAYQIAKDLGPGHTIVTVLCDSGAKYQSKIFNQEFLASKGLV from the coding sequence ATGAAAACAAATATAAGAAACGGATTTATTGATACTGTTGGGAATACCCCACTCATACGCATCCACTCACTTAGCGAAGAAACTGGATGTGAAATTTTAGGTAAGGCTGAGTTTTTAAATCCAGGTGGGTCAGTCAAAGATAGAGCTGCTTTGTACATCATAGAGGATGCAGAAAAAAAAGGACTCTTAAAACCAGGCGGCACTGTTGTAGAAGGAACAGCTGGAAATACCGGAATTGGACTCACTCATATTTGTAATGCCAAAGGTTACAAATCGGTAATTGTCATTCCAGAAACACAATCCAAAGAAAAAATTGAAATGCTACGCACGTTAGGTGCCGATGTGACCCTTGTCCCTGCGGTTCCTTATGCCGATCCAGGAAATTACGTACGAGTGTCGGAACGAATTGCATTAGAAACGCCAAACTCCGTTTGGGCAAACCAGTTTGATAACTTAGCCAACAGGAATGCTCATTTCGAAACAACTGGTCCTGAAATTTGGGAACAAACCCAAGGTAAAATTGATGTTTGGACGGCTTCCCTTGGAACCGGCGGAACCTATGCGGGAACTGGACTTTATTTCAAATCCAAAAATCCTAATATCAAATGTATCGTGGCTGATCCTTATGGATCGGGAATTTATTCTTTTGTCAAAACAGGACAAATCACCATCGAAGGATCTTCTATCACCGAAGGAATTGGGCAAGGTAGAATCACAAAAAATATGGAAGGGATGCCGGCGGATGACGCCATTCGTATCCATGACAAAGAAGCCCTACGTATTTTAAATTTAGTTTTAAAACAAGATGGATTGTTTATGGGAGGAAGTGTGGGAATCAATCTGGCCGCGGCTTACCAAATTGCCAAAGATTTAGGTCCAGGCCACACCATAGTCACAGTGTTATGCGACAGTGGAGCCAAATACCAATCTAAAATTTTCAATCAGGAATTTTTAGCTTCGAAAGGACTTGTATAA
- a CDS encoding acetoacetate--CoA ligase has product MATQNILWTPHSEDTNLSRFQSHLESKFQKSFSDYVSFHKFSVEEYQLFWMEWLSYSGFKLHKKPEKTIERGGHFSKSQWFPGAYFNFAENLLVGGDPDNLALVFYSEDGKIQRLKYSDLKNEVLKLQKHLIGLGVKKGDRIAGLVPNAPISTIGMLATTSLGAIWSSASPDFGVRGILDRFEQIQPKVLISVESYLFKGKKISITDKLEEVSLQLTKTKNSEFKQTLIYDFVEPLKDFGKIQYPCRYNEIAPLNSNDKLTYTSISFSDPVYIMFSSGTTGLPKCIVQGGGVLLNHTKELILHCNVSKQNRFFYYTTCGWMMWNWSQSVLALGATLYQFDGNPFHPSWETLWSMAEKESIQVFGTSAKYLSVLEEEKIGVQSKYPLPDLKVILSTGSPLPNSGFRYVYENIKKDVQLSSISGGTDLNGCFALGNPNLPVFEGQIQCKGLGMDVQVFNDMGKSVENEKGELVCPTPFPSMPLSFWNDESGAKYKSAYFETYDNIWCHGDFASITQENGLVIYGRSDATLNPGGVRIGTADIYSVVSTIPEVVDSVIIGQEYKDDVRVVLFVVTAPGVSLNDSLIKKIKEQIKLETSPRHVPALVLSVPEIPYTVNGKKVEIAVKQTVAGLEVKNKNALANPLSLDFFKNRKELAE; this is encoded by the coding sequence ATGGCGACTCAAAATATACTATGGACTCCACATTCAGAAGATACGAATCTCTCCCGTTTCCAGAGCCATCTGGAATCTAAGTTTCAAAAATCATTTTCTGATTATGTTTCTTTTCATAAATTTTCCGTAGAAGAATACCAACTGTTTTGGATGGAATGGTTGTCTTATTCTGGATTCAAATTACATAAGAAACCGGAGAAAACGATCGAACGAGGTGGGCATTTTTCAAAATCACAATGGTTCCCGGGAGCTTACTTTAATTTTGCAGAGAATTTATTAGTAGGAGGGGACCCTGATAACTTGGCTTTGGTGTTCTACTCTGAAGACGGCAAAATCCAAAGATTAAAATATTCGGATCTTAAAAATGAAGTATTAAAGTTACAAAAACATTTGATTGGCCTTGGAGTCAAAAAAGGAGATCGTATTGCCGGACTTGTACCAAATGCACCAATCTCCACCATTGGAATGCTCGCGACTACTTCGTTAGGTGCTATATGGTCAAGTGCATCACCCGACTTTGGCGTAAGGGGAATCCTTGACCGTTTCGAACAAATCCAACCTAAGGTTTTGATTTCTGTTGAGTCTTATTTGTTTAAAGGTAAAAAAATCTCCATTACAGATAAATTAGAAGAAGTATCCCTTCAGTTGACAAAAACAAAAAATTCTGAATTCAAACAAACTTTGATTTATGATTTTGTGGAACCTTTGAAAGATTTTGGTAAGATCCAATATCCTTGTCGCTATAATGAGATTGCTCCATTAAATTCAAATGACAAACTAACATACACTTCTATCAGTTTTTCCGATCCAGTTTACATTATGTTTTCCTCAGGGACAACTGGCCTTCCTAAATGTATTGTTCAAGGAGGTGGGGTTTTACTCAATCATACAAAAGAACTTATCCTGCATTGTAATGTATCCAAACAAAATCGATTTTTTTATTATACAACTTGTGGTTGGATGATGTGGAACTGGTCTCAATCAGTATTAGCGTTAGGTGCTACTCTTTACCAATTTGATGGAAATCCTTTCCATCCTTCTTGGGAAACTTTATGGTCGATGGCGGAAAAGGAATCTATCCAAGTATTTGGAACCAGTGCTAAATACCTATCTGTTTTAGAAGAAGAAAAGATTGGGGTCCAATCAAAGTATCCTCTACCTGATTTGAAAGTAATCCTTTCTACAGGTTCACCATTACCTAATTCTGGGTTTCGTTATGTGTATGAAAATATTAAAAAAGATGTACAACTGTCTTCTATTTCTGGCGGAACAGACTTAAATGGATGTTTTGCATTGGGAAATCCCAACTTACCTGTGTTTGAAGGTCAAATTCAGTGTAAGGGATTAGGTATGGATGTACAAGTATTTAATGATATGGGTAAGTCTGTAGAAAATGAAAAGGGGGAACTCGTTTGTCCGACACCGTTTCCATCCATGCCACTTTCGTTTTGGAATGATGAATCGGGTGCCAAATACAAATCCGCTTATTTTGAAACTTATGATAATATTTGGTGTCATGGTGATTTTGCATCGATCACTCAAGAGAATGGTTTGGTGATTTATGGACGTTCTGACGCCACTTTAAATCCCGGTGGTGTAAGAATTGGAACTGCTGATATTTATTCTGTAGTTTCGACAATTCCTGAAGTGGTCGATAGTGTGATCATTGGCCAAGAGTATAAAGATGATGTGAGAGTGGTTTTGTTTGTTGTCACTGCACCTGGTGTGTCTCTAAATGATTCATTAATCAAAAAAATCAAAGAACAAATTAAATTAGAAACATCTCCAAGACATGTACCGGCTTTGGTTCTTTCTGTTCCAGAAATTCCTTATACTGTAAATGGGAAAAAGGTAGAAATCGCCGTCAAACAAACAGTAGCTGGACTTGAAGTGAAAAATAAAAACGCGTTAGCAAACCCACTTTCATTGGATTTTTTTAAAAATAGAAAGGAACTCGCCGAATGA
- a CDS encoding MBOAT family O-acyltransferase — protein MLFNSIDYLFFFIACYIIYWILPSRFRKYILIIFSLIFYGYWSGSFLIHFVFFIFLTHLCVLGILKTKNRIFLILGVGINLINLCFFKYFLTYIKYLTLEGELTIPFFQSLSEIILPLAISFYTFQMIAYVVDAWRGKFTESPFLNFLLFILFFPQLIAGPIMRHDDFYDQIDHSKLSLDFVQRGILHILSGLVKKVLIADQLAKIINPVYMNPGEYDGISILLSTVAFSFQVYGDFSGYTDLARGSAFLLGYEIPENFRSPFLSVSFSELWSRWHYTLSTWIRDYLYIPLGGNRVSEIRYNINTIIVMSLSGLWHGNTYTFFLWGFFHGIFLSTERIIFGKPDRKSMSFIKQVFAAIWVFFIFCILATFFRIDTLKKIGTFWAASINLTGKIIYRPDFWGLILASYAIQILEFKNYFSDRLKPYTNWIIFILSFFVYLALIRIEAPVETFIYFQF, from the coding sequence ATGCTGTTCAATTCGATTGATTATCTTTTCTTTTTTATCGCCTGTTATATTATCTATTGGATTTTACCTTCTCGATTCCGCAAATATATCCTCATTATCTTTTCCCTTATTTTTTACGGGTATTGGAGTGGCTCTTTTTTAATACATTTTGTATTTTTTATCTTCCTCACTCATCTCTGTGTGCTGGGAATACTCAAAACAAAAAACAGAATTTTTCTAATTTTGGGTGTTGGAATCAATTTGATCAACTTATGTTTTTTCAAATACTTCCTCACTTATATAAAATATTTAACATTAGAGGGTGAATTAACCATCCCCTTCTTCCAATCTTTATCCGAAATTATATTACCTCTAGCGATCAGTTTTTATACCTTCCAAATGATTGCTTACGTAGTCGATGCTTGGAGAGGTAAGTTTACCGAATCACCTTTCCTAAACTTTTTATTATTCATTTTATTTTTTCCACAACTCATTGCTGGGCCCATTATGAGGCATGACGATTTTTACGATCAAATCGATCATTCCAAATTGTCCTTAGATTTTGTACAAAGAGGAATATTACATATCCTTTCTGGTTTGGTGAAAAAAGTTCTCATCGCAGACCAACTTGCTAAAATCATCAATCCGGTTTATATGAACCCTGGCGAATACGATGGGATTTCTATCTTATTATCTACTGTTGCTTTTTCGTTTCAAGTTTATGGAGACTTTTCCGGTTATACAGATCTTGCGAGAGGTTCCGCATTCCTACTTGGTTACGAAATTCCAGAAAACTTTCGTTCCCCTTTTTTATCTGTCAGTTTCTCAGAATTATGGAGCCGATGGCATTATACTCTTTCCACTTGGATTCGAGACTACTTATACATTCCATTAGGTGGAAATCGAGTTTCAGAAATTAGATACAATATCAACACGATTATCGTGATGTCACTATCTGGACTTTGGCATGGGAATACATATACCTTTTTTCTCTGGGGATTTTTCCATGGAATTTTTCTTTCCACCGAACGTATAATATTCGGAAAACCTGATCGAAAGTCCATGTCATTTATAAAACAAGTGTTCGCCGCAATATGGGTCTTTTTTATTTTCTGTATACTTGCTACTTTTTTTCGTATTGATACTTTAAAGAAAATTGGAACGTTTTGGGCAGCGAGTATCAACCTTACTGGTAAAATTATCTATCGTCCAGACTTCTGGGGACTTATCCTCGCAAGTTACGCGATTCAAATTTTAGAATTCAAAAATTATTTTTCGGATCGGCTCAAACCATATACAAACTGGATTATTTTTATCCTAAGTTTCTTTGTATATTTAGCCCTTATCAGAATTGAAGCTCCAGTAGAAACTTTTATATATTTTCAATTTTAA
- a CDS encoding DUF1574 family protein, which produces MKFNRIYFYPFFILISIIVVDKLICIPDVRESGRRNYKAGQNILLGMPTIWEENKKIQSSGKKVAVVTGTSRSEPFHEWAEIPVNKSTISQPVYFETRTAVKASEFLLYYLLIKSMTDAGFKPDVLFLEFSDEMLNENNIYTYKTKWAELMLHENELIDIYDSMNSEMQRDILTRLLFLGYNYHFKPVGAIKNLLTGNRITNDTYFIGISSYMNVKRPFTPDKIGFETDQFPPNEFQERIIDYAQSRKEHFLSRFQISETETNFFKKIVNHAEKHNIPMVIWEPQIHPYYQDIRYQITNGGIFKRYISQFVDPNSKNIRYISLNEGNTKCKTYVDCSHVSPICVPEIADKLLQTAKEIPNYK; this is translated from the coding sequence ATGAAATTTAACCGAATCTATTTTTATCCTTTTTTCATTCTAATTAGCATCATCGTAGTAGATAAATTAATATGTATTCCTGATGTTCGAGAAAGTGGCCGTAGGAATTACAAAGCTGGTCAAAATATTTTACTCGGAATGCCTACCATCTGGGAAGAGAATAAAAAAATCCAAAGTAGTGGCAAAAAAGTAGCAGTTGTTACAGGAACATCACGTTCAGAACCTTTTCACGAATGGGCAGAAATTCCTGTAAACAAATCTACAATTAGTCAACCAGTGTATTTCGAAACTCGCACAGCAGTAAAGGCTTCAGAGTTTTTATTATATTATTTATTAATCAAATCAATGACCGATGCAGGTTTTAAACCTGATGTATTGTTCTTAGAGTTTTCTGATGAAATGTTGAACGAAAACAATATTTATACATACAAAACAAAATGGGCAGAGTTAATGTTACATGAAAATGAATTAATTGATATCTATGATTCAATGAATTCAGAAATGCAAAGAGATATATTAACACGTCTTTTGTTTTTAGGTTATAATTATCATTTCAAACCAGTGGGAGCAATAAAAAACCTTTTAACTGGAAATCGAATTACCAATGACACATATTTTATTGGAATTTCGTCTTACATGAATGTTAAAAGACCATTCACACCAGACAAAATCGGATTCGAAACAGATCAATTTCCGCCTAACGAATTCCAAGAAAGAATCATTGATTATGCGCAATCACGCAAAGAACATTTTTTAAGTCGTTTTCAAATTTCAGAAACAGAAACAAACTTCTTCAAAAAAATAGTCAATCACGCAGAAAAACACAATATTCCCATGGTAATTTGGGAACCACAAATTCATCCATATTACCAGGACATTCGGTATCAAATCACTAATGGTGGTATTTTTAAAAGATACATAAGTCAATTTGTCGATCCAAATTCAAAAAATATCCGCTATATAAGTTTAAATGAAGGAAATACTAAATGTAAAACGTATGTAGATTGTAGTCATGTTTCTCCGATTTGTGTTCCAGAAATTGCAGATAAGTTATTGCAAACTGCAAAGGAGATTCCAAACTACAAGTAA
- a CDS encoding TolC family protein: protein MNYFFNPKQWNVFLYCLGYISFHVLPIHAEANEFSIQSCRNQNSITELSRCVVSRHPDYRMEEIKLREISGRKKIASYHFPSNPVFNSYVATRKGESSGPVSLSGPNAANNFQVMVNQEIFTNGKREIAVQIADEEFKAQVFRLESVKRSLEFEAVKKLTKYRYLYLEKENSFNNLSLVKDLKRISKARVNEGLSPGIDETLSESEEIRIFKIWNQSHRLYENASSELEVLLGFPLEKETIQTQNWILPKDLPKEKNELIQLAMETRPELMLSEKEIELALLRQNEVRRQKIPNVSLGAFAQNDGFNEKVVGGMVSFPMTIWRDYEGESIIASAKIDNSKELKESVSRNIKQEVLFALTNYLTLSEEMKFYDTQKMDRAESDLNNLQEAIRFGKIKIIDAINQQRILLQTKLNYLNTKAEFELSQIELIRVLGLPSDSLGIKP, encoded by the coding sequence ATGAATTATTTTTTTAACCCCAAACAGTGGAATGTATTTCTATATTGTTTGGGATATATCAGTTTCCATGTTTTACCTATTCATGCTGAAGCTAATGAATTTTCGATACAAAGTTGTCGGAATCAAAATTCGATAACGGAACTCAGTCGTTGTGTTGTCAGTAGACATCCTGACTATCGGATGGAAGAAATCAAACTAAGGGAAATTTCAGGCAGGAAAAAAATTGCCTCTTACCATTTTCCTTCAAACCCAGTTTTTAATAGTTACGTTGCTACACGAAAAGGAGAATCTTCTGGGCCAGTATCTTTATCAGGACCAAATGCTGCGAATAACTTTCAAGTTATGGTCAACCAAGAGATTTTCACAAACGGCAAACGTGAAATTGCAGTCCAAATTGCTGATGAAGAATTTAAAGCACAAGTTTTCCGTTTAGAGTCAGTAAAACGATCTTTAGAATTTGAAGCTGTCAAAAAATTAACTAAATATCGTTATCTTTATTTGGAAAAAGAAAATAGTTTTAACAATTTAAGTCTTGTTAAAGATTTAAAAAGGATATCAAAAGCGAGAGTGAACGAAGGACTTTCACCGGGTATAGACGAAACCTTATCCGAATCGGAAGAAATTCGAATTTTCAAAATCTGGAACCAATCTCATCGATTGTATGAAAATGCAAGCTCCGAATTAGAAGTGTTACTTGGATTTCCTTTAGAAAAAGAAACAATCCAAACCCAAAATTGGATTTTGCCAAAAGATTTACCAAAAGAAAAAAATGAGTTAATCCAATTAGCAATGGAAACACGTCCAGAGCTTATGCTCTCAGAAAAAGAAATTGAATTAGCTTTACTACGCCAAAACGAAGTAAGACGACAAAAAATTCCAAATGTCAGTTTAGGAGCTTTTGCTCAAAATGATGGTTTCAATGAAAAAGTAGTTGGAGGGATGGTCAGTTTCCCAATGACAATTTGGAGAGACTATGAAGGAGAATCCATCATCGCTTCTGCAAAAATTGATAATTCCAAAGAACTAAAAGAATCTGTTTCTAGAAATATCAAACAAGAAGTTTTATTCGCACTAACTAATTACCTAACTCTGTCAGAAGAAATGAAATTCTATGATACTCAAAAAATGGATCGTGCGGAATCAGATCTAAACAATCTCCAAGAAGCAATTCGATTTGGAAAAATTAAAATCATAGATGCAATCAACCAACAAAGAATCCTATTACAAACAAAACTCAACTACCTGAACACAAAAGCTGAATTTGAATTATCTCAAATTGAACTCATTCGTGTTCTCGGATTACCTAGCGACTCATTAGGGATCAAACCATGA
- a CDS encoding efflux RND transporter periplasmic adaptor subunit gives MKKQTLILIVSILLISASLYFWKFGKTNNDLESKKETNDIVKLSLENRKSLGIETEIIQTESIQTKIELIGETEAVPDAIIDVPTRISGRITSVFFVEGDTIKKGQKLAAIDSPELAKLRSTYLVAKSKFTAAEQNLIRIESLVKMNLAAKQEYIDAESNLKVVESEKNAAVENLRANGLSIDNSASGVYTVFAPRSGLALSRNAIPGSMVLGNQILTTIAELSSLWFQAKIFENDLKYLSEGDFGKIILNAYPDLEFDGVLEHIGEKVDPESRTVHARVVFKNKNRKAKIGLFGKAILMVNQRKGIQVSEEAVQSYQDRKFLFIESKPNEFQWVEVKIGNVNDGNVEILSGITPGEKIVTKSAFELKAILFKSTFGGE, from the coding sequence ATGAAAAAACAAACACTTATCTTAATCGTATCCATTCTATTAATTTCTGCTTCTCTATACTTTTGGAAGTTTGGAAAAACAAACAATGATTTGGAATCCAAAAAAGAAACCAATGACATAGTAAAACTATCTTTAGAAAATCGAAAAAGTTTGGGGATCGAAACCGAAATCATTCAAACAGAATCCATCCAAACAAAAATAGAACTGATTGGAGAAACAGAAGCTGTACCCGATGCAATTATTGATGTACCAACAAGAATTTCAGGACGAATTACTTCTGTTTTTTTTGTTGAAGGGGATACCATTAAAAAAGGCCAAAAACTAGCTGCGATTGATTCACCAGAACTCGCAAAACTAAGATCAACTTATTTAGTAGCAAAATCAAAATTTACCGCAGCAGAACAAAATCTAATTCGAATTGAATCTTTGGTTAAAATGAATTTAGCCGCAAAACAAGAATACATTGATGCTGAATCAAATCTAAAAGTAGTGGAATCAGAAAAAAATGCTGCTGTAGAAAATCTGAGAGCCAATGGTCTATCTATTGATAATTCTGCATCTGGTGTGTATACAGTGTTTGCACCTCGGTCAGGACTTGCTCTTTCTAGAAATGCCATTCCTGGTTCTATGGTTTTAGGAAACCAAATCCTAACAACCATTGCAGAACTTTCTTCTCTTTGGTTCCAAGCCAAAATATTTGAAAACGATTTAAAATATCTTTCTGAAGGTGATTTCGGAAAAATTATTTTGAATGCTTATCCTGATTTAGAATTTGACGGCGTTTTAGAACATATCGGAGAAAAGGTGGATCCTGAATCTCGAACTGTTCATGCAAGAGTTGTTTTTAAAAATAAAAATCGCAAAGCAAAGATCGGACTATTTGGAAAAGCCATCCTCATGGTGAATCAAAGAAAGGGAATCCAAGTTTCAGAAGAAGCGGTTCAATCTTACCAAGATCGAAAATTTCTATTTATAGAATCCAAACCAAACGAGTTCCAGTGGGTAGAAGTTAAAATTGGAAATGTGAATGATGGAAACGTAGAAATTCTTTCGGGAATCACACCGGGAGAAAAAATCGTCACTAAATCTGCCTTCGAACTCAAAGCCATTTTATTCAAATCAACATTTGGTGGAGAATAA
- a CDS encoding efflux RND transporter permease subunit, with translation MEFLTKIVQISLQNRFLVIVFTILLVFGGVYSLNHLKVDAVPDITNVQVQVITTSPSLSTLEIEQYITLPVERAITGIPNLIEVRSVSRYGFSLVTAVFADGTDLWKSRQLVSERLTEASENIPAIFGKPVIGPITTGLGEVFQFTLESEFHTQMELTTYLNWYINPTLKTVPGIVEVNSFGGKTKQYQVIVDPFKAASLGVSLNQIVTAVESNNLSIGSGYIERSGEQLIVGSDGLLKDTTDFEKIQVGKMGDGFPIYLSSIAKIVEGSRLRKGAATATGKSEVVGAVTLMLLGENSLEVTTAVKEKITQIEKTLPTGMKIKPYYDRSIMVKNTLNTIVWNLSEGAILVIIILFLMIGDFRSGLVIASVIPLAMLFAISLMFLRDLPANLMSMGAIDFGLIVDGAVILIENSHRRLGLKRKELKRDLTDKEQKETILSATIEVRKATIFGEIIIGIVYIPILTLSGTEGKMFIPMATTVLFALLGAFFLTLTLIPVLASYFLKGGHIAEGETKFFQKIHEWYTPKLEYCLKESKKVTYSSIGVLVLSIILFFRLGGEFLPKLDEGNLLIEISRYPSTTLTEALQSSMKIEKAILKEIPEITEVVSRTGSPELAIEPMGVEKTDMYMDMKPRSEWKLSKAELELKLQEIIERVAPQVAYGLSQPIEMRNNEIMAGIRADVGIKIFGDDLSKLKSLAEEISKKIKNIPGVVDLRIEQLYGLEYLRIKPNREKLARYDQSIIDIGRVTGSISSGVPSGIVYEGMKRFDIVVKTDVGGNPEQIKNIPVKVGKNSFAPLHELSEIYIEDGPVQIYHQNQNRYALVQFNIRGSDMVSTVKLVQSVLEKEIKFPSGYHYTTGGEFEKFESATKTLYIVVPITLLIIFLILYFAFNEISAAIIIFLNVPFAITGGIFALYIRNLPFSISAGVGFIALFGIAVLNGLVLISFIRSLEQEGKRKEEAVKEAALSRLRPVLTTALLASIGFIPMAISSSPGAEVQRPLATVVIGGLVSASALTLFVLPLVYLKFAAKKAFILSKDA, from the coding sequence ATGGAATTTTTAACAAAAATTGTTCAGATCTCTTTACAGAATCGATTTTTAGTCATTGTTTTCACAATCTTACTTGTGTTTGGTGGAGTGTATTCATTAAATCACTTAAAAGTAGATGCAGTCCCTGATATTACCAATGTTCAAGTACAAGTGATCACAACTTCCCCTTCTCTCTCGACTTTAGAAATCGAACAGTACATTACCTTACCAGTAGAAAGAGCCATCACTGGAATTCCAAACTTAATAGAAGTAAGGTCTGTTTCTCGATATGGATTTTCCCTTGTGACTGCAGTATTTGCAGATGGAACTGATTTATGGAAAAGTAGACAACTTGTCAGTGAAAGATTAACAGAAGCATCAGAAAACATTCCCGCCATTTTTGGAAAACCAGTCATTGGCCCTATCACAACAGGTCTTGGAGAAGTATTTCAATTCACCTTAGAAAGCGAATTTCATACTCAAATGGAACTCACTACATATTTGAATTGGTACATCAATCCAACGCTCAAAACAGTTCCAGGAATTGTGGAAGTGAATAGTTTTGGAGGAAAAACAAAACAATACCAGGTCATTGTAGATCCCTTTAAAGCAGCTTCACTCGGAGTTTCTCTGAATCAAATTGTAACCGCAGTAGAATCAAATAATCTATCGATAGGAAGTGGATATATTGAGCGATCCGGTGAACAATTGATAGTTGGTAGTGATGGTCTTTTAAAAGACACAACTGACTTCGAAAAAATCCAAGTAGGGAAAATGGGAGATGGGTTTCCTATATATTTAAGTAGTATCGCAAAAATTGTAGAAGGATCGAGATTACGAAAAGGAGCGGCCACTGCTACAGGAAAATCAGAAGTGGTAGGCGCCGTAACACTCATGTTACTTGGTGAAAATTCACTAGAGGTCACCACAGCCGTAAAAGAAAAAATTACCCAGATAGAAAAAACTCTTCCCACAGGAATGAAAATCAAACCGTATTATGATCGTTCGATCATGGTGAAAAACACCTTAAACACGATCGTTTGGAATTTATCAGAAGGAGCCATTCTTGTCATCATCATACTGTTTCTGATGATTGGTGATTTCCGATCAGGTCTTGTCATTGCCTCTGTAATTCCACTTGCGATGTTGTTTGCTATTTCACTTATGTTTTTACGAGACCTTCCGGCAAACTTAATGTCTATGGGTGCGATTGATTTTGGACTCATTGTGGATGGTGCAGTCATCCTGATTGAAAACTCACACAGACGATTGGGATTAAAACGAAAAGAATTAAAAAGAGACCTTACCGACAAAGAACAAAAAGAAACCATCTTAAGTGCAACGATAGAAGTTCGAAAAGCAACAATCTTTGGAGAAATCATCATAGGAATTGTTTATATTCCGATTCTTACATTAAGCGGAACTGAAGGCAAAATGTTTATCCCAATGGCAACTACTGTTTTGTTTGCTTTACTTGGTGCATTCTTCTTAACACTCACACTCATACCGGTGCTTGCTTCGTATTTTTTAAAAGGAGGTCATATCGCCGAAGGAGAAACAAAGTTTTTTCAAAAAATCCACGAATGGTATACTCCAAAATTAGAATATTGTCTAAAGGAATCTAAAAAAGTCACTTATTCCAGTATTGGAGTTCTTGTTCTTTCGATCATATTATTCTTTCGATTGGGAGGAGAATTTTTACCAAAATTAGACGAAGGAAATCTCCTAATCGAAATTAGTCGGTATCCATCCACAACTTTAACGGAAGCCTTACAATCATCTATGAAAATAGAAAAAGCCATTCTAAAGGAAATTCCAGAAATTACAGAAGTAGTTTCGAGAACTGGATCACCAGAACTTGCCATTGAACCGATGGGTGTAGAAAAAACAGATATGTATATGGATATGAAACCAAGATCCGAATGGAAACTAAGTAAAGCGGAACTTGAACTCAAGTTACAGGAGATCATTGAAAGAGTTGCTCCACAAGTAGCTTACGGTTTGTCTCAACCCATTGAAATGCGTAACAATGAAATTATGGCTGGGATCCGAGCCGATGTGGGAATCAAAATTTTTGGAGATGATTTATCAAAACTAAAATCTTTAGCAGAAGAAATTTCTAAAAAAATCAAAAACATTCCCGGTGTCGTTGACCTAAGGATCGAACAATTATATGGGTTAGAATACTTACGAATCAAACCTAACAGAGAAAAATTGGCAAGATACGACCAATCAATCATCGATATAGGTCGTGTTACCGGATCTATTTCTTCAGGAGTTCCTTCCGGAATTGTTTATGAAGGAATGAAACGATTCGATATCGTTGTAAAAACAGATGTAGGTGGAAACCCAGAACAAATTAAAAACATACCAGTTAAGGTGGGAAAAAATAGTTTTGCTCCCTTACATGAGCTATCAGAAATTTATATCGAAGATGGGCCTGTACAAATTTACCACCAAAACCAAAATCGTTACGCATTAGTACAATTCAACATTCGCGGAAGTGATATGGTGAGTACTGTAAAATTAGTCCAATCAGTTTTAGAAAAAGAAATTAAGTTTCCGTCTGGTTATCATTATACAACTGGTGGTGAATTTGAAAAATTTGAATCCGCAACAAAAACTTTGTATATTGTTGTGCCGATCACTCTTCTCATTATTTTTCTAATCCTATACTTTGCATTTAACGAGATATCTGCGGCAATCATCATCTTTCTCAATGTTCCGTTTGCCATCACTGGTGGGATTTTTGCTCTTTATATTCGAAATTTGCCATTTAGTATTTCAGCGGGAGTGGGATTTATTGCTTTGTTTGGAATTGCCGTTTTGAATGGGCTTGTACTCATCAGTTTCATTCGGAGTTTGGAACAGGAAGGAAAAAGAAAAGAAGAGGCTGTGAAAGAAGCAGCGTTGTCAAGACTTCGTCCTGTACTCACCACAGCCCTTCTGGCATCCATTGGATTTATCCCTATGGCGATTAGTTCCTCACCGGGTGCCGAAGTCCAAAGACCTCTAGCTACCGTAGTGATTGGAGGATTGGTTTCAGCGAGTGCCCTGACGCTGTTTGTTCTTCCTCTCGTCTATTTAAAGTTTGCTGCAAAAAAGGCTTTCATACTATCAAAAGATGCGTAG